In Rattus norvegicus strain BN/NHsdMcwi chromosome 3, GRCr8, whole genome shotgun sequence, a genomic segment contains:
- the LOC102551102 gene encoding zinc finger protein 120-like, which yields MHISTIKDVVTYEDVHVNFTKEEWVLLDPSQKSLYKDVMLETYGNLTAIGYIWEDHKIEEHFQKSRSHGRRTHTGEKPYECNQCGKAFARSSALQYHRRTHTGEKPYGYSQCGKDLTGRSGNQYHKRTHTGENLGSNKCGNTF from the exons ATGCACATATCGACCATCAAG GATGTAGTGACCTATGAGGATGTGCATGTAAACTTCACCAAGGAAGAGTGGGTTTTGCTGGATCCTTctcagaagagtctctacaaagatgtgatgctggagacaTATGGGAATCTCACTGCTATAG GCTACATTTGGGAAGACCATAAAATTGAAGAACATTTTCAAAAATCCAGAAGTCATGGAAG aagaacacatacaggagagaaaccttatgaatgtaatcaatgtggtaaagcctttgcacgaaGCAGTGCTCTCCAGTATCATagaagaacacatacaggagagaaaccctatggatATAGTCAATGTGGTAAAGACTTAACAGGAAGGAGTGGTAACCaatatcataaaagaacacatacaggagagaaccTTGGATCTAACAAATGTGGCAACACTTTTTAA